The following coding sequences lie in one Sulfuricurvum sp. genomic window:
- the pseG gene encoding UDP-2,4-diacetamido-2,4,6-trideoxy-beta-L-altropyranose hydrolase, giving the protein MNLLIRADSSSQIGLGHIMRDLVLVQQYPEASVIFACRDLNGNIIDTIPYPVHVLASDTSEELVECIISHEIDVVVFDHYGIDAAYEKRIKEQTGVTILSMDDTYQPHYCDIIYNPNVYAQNQRYRDLVPKFCEVQCAKPLIREEFSLAKQHPKPLNDAVFISMGGSDPMNLSMQIVQSLPSDTYANLVTTTSNPHLNELRHYAAEHPNIRLHINASNIAELMHECSSAIITPSSIAHEVMFMELPFIAIQSADNQSEFVAYMKRQGLLVMEHFDQGQFQTLLGRLTLRLIPFTELNDTEKEMILAWRNHPDIRMWMLTSHEISLDEHLRFIESLKNRSDKRYFLVRQANDYLGVVDLTDITLTSAEIGIYTNPDKRGAGTLLMDALIRYAFNTLKLTELIANVFINNEKAKRLYQKFDFTETDRAIHNGKEMITLERTL; this is encoded by the coding sequence ATGAATCTCCTGATCCGTGCCGACTCTTCCAGTCAAATCGGGTTAGGCCATATTATGCGCGATCTCGTTTTAGTACAGCAATACCCAGAAGCGTCCGTCATCTTCGCCTGTCGTGATTTAAACGGAAATATCATCGATACCATCCCCTATCCCGTCCATGTTCTCGCTTCCGACACATCGGAAGAACTCGTCGAGTGCATTATCTCACACGAGATTGATGTTGTCGTATTCGATCATTACGGTATCGATGCCGCATATGAAAAACGGATCAAAGAGCAAACCGGCGTAACGATTCTAAGTATGGATGATACCTATCAGCCCCATTACTGCGATATCATCTATAATCCGAATGTTTATGCTCAAAATCAACGCTATAGAGATCTTGTACCCAAATTTTGTGAAGTCCAGTGTGCCAAACCGCTGATACGGGAAGAATTCAGCCTCGCCAAACAACATCCTAAACCTTTGAACGATGCCGTATTTATTTCGATGGGGGGAAGCGATCCGATGAATCTCTCGATGCAAATCGTACAATCACTTCCCTCAGATACCTATGCCAATCTTGTAACTACCACCTCGAATCCTCATCTTAACGAGCTCCGGCACTATGCCGCAGAACATCCGAATATCCGCCTGCACATCAATGCTTCAAATATCGCAGAGCTCATGCATGAGTGCTCGTCTGCCATCATAACCCCAAGCTCGATCGCACACGAAGTGATGTTTATGGAACTCCCTTTTATCGCGATCCAAAGTGCCGATAACCAAAGTGAGTTCGTTGCCTATATGAAACGCCAAGGGCTTCTTGTAATGGAACATTTTGATCAGGGTCAGTTTCAAACGCTATTAGGGCGATTAACGCTTCGTCTGATTCCGTTTACGGAATTGAACGATACAGAAAAAGAGATGATCCTCGCATGGCGGAATCATCCTGATATCCGAATGTGGATGCTCACTTCACATGAAATCTCTCTCGATGAACATCTCCGTTTTATAGAGTCACTCAAAAACCGGTCCGATAAACGCTATTTTTTAGTCCGCCAGGCTAATGATTACCTCGGCGTTGTCGATTTAACTGATATTACATTAACCTCAGCAGAGATAGGGATCTATACAAATCCCGATAAACGAGGTGCCGGAACCCTCTTAATGGATGCATTGATCCGATACGCGTTTAACACGCTGAAACTGACCGAGCTTATCGCCAATGTATTCATCAATAACGAAAAAGCTAAACGTTTGTATCAAAAATTCGATTTTACAGAAACCGATCGAGCCATCCATAACGGCAAAGAAATGATCACATTGGAGCGTACCCTATGA
- a CDS encoding 6-hydroxymethylpterin diphosphokinase MptE-like protein has translation MEETIYEKNLSALLGVNPSLAANLFSVSANAKFSVYQGQELIDINIIENDSHRYLYDAPIADLEKSVQDAEAEYSRYPVLFYYGIGNGIFYKLISANPAHKHIIIIEPEIELLYIALNFIDIAEDIQSERIILQLSSHMTFGEGIRLVYKGDIKPYVKLYNLQIHAPFYDHYQRDIQEMNNLLIRSFKQMVLNHGNDTNDALIGIEQHIYNLPTMIENYKVVELIKQNKNKNAVIISTGPSLAKQLPLLKAYAPYMTLVCIDASLPILQEHGIIPDIVVSMERVELTSKFFENLDPAVKENTYFVVSSLTHRKSVTNLTGCKLALAMRPLSYMRFFEMPEFGYIGSGMSAANLGYQLAYYMQHQNILLIGQDLAYADDGRSHSKGHIFSENEVQHRQNDLIVTRYGGEGFIKTTIIWDMFRNFFEKDIEATSNEGISTYNCTEGGARIHGSIEKPFSDVLRDTVGMDTPKIPIHIDRTPPEEIPTLLKHAYDKTQEMVDYGLEFKLEVETLFLDIVEEIEILEEHNKNNSLEKINYENLILLSEKIDVIKEKVESLEFSKMFIDTVQSYIFHQELDLAKIVVQNAESELEKKAKLIEWIIAHRYWLFSLAGGIEAELTAITRGRPPLIEICHHMKLI, from the coding sequence GTGGAAGAAACGATATATGAAAAAAATTTATCCGCCCTTTTGGGGGTAAATCCTTCTCTTGCCGCTAATTTATTTTCTGTAAGTGCCAACGCAAAGTTTTCAGTTTATCAGGGCCAAGAACTTATTGACATCAATATTATTGAAAATGATTCACACCGCTATCTCTATGATGCACCCATCGCCGATTTGGAAAAATCTGTTCAGGACGCTGAAGCAGAGTATTCCCGCTATCCCGTTCTCTTTTATTACGGAATAGGTAACGGAATTTTTTATAAGCTCATTTCAGCAAACCCGGCACATAAACACATCATTATTATCGAACCGGAAATAGAGTTACTCTATATCGCGTTAAATTTTATCGATATTGCAGAAGATATCCAAAGTGAGAGAATCATTCTTCAGCTATCATCTCACATGACCTTTGGCGAAGGGATTAGACTCGTCTACAAAGGGGATATCAAACCCTATGTTAAACTCTATAACTTGCAGATTCACGCTCCTTTTTATGACCACTACCAACGAGATATTCAAGAGATGAACAACCTTTTAATCCGAAGTTTTAAACAAATGGTTCTTAACCACGGAAATGACACCAATGATGCCCTTATCGGTATAGAACAGCATATTTACAATCTCCCTACTATGATTGAAAACTATAAAGTTGTAGAGCTTATTAAACAAAATAAAAACAAAAATGCCGTCATTATCTCTACCGGTCCTTCATTGGCGAAACAACTTCCATTACTGAAAGCCTATGCTCCCTATATGACATTGGTTTGTATCGATGCATCTTTACCGATCTTACAAGAACATGGGATTATTCCTGATATCGTTGTTTCGATGGAACGGGTAGAGCTAACCTCTAAATTTTTTGAGAATCTCGATCCAGCCGTTAAAGAGAACACCTATTTTGTTGTCTCTTCTCTAACACATAGAAAAAGCGTCACAAATCTTACGGGCTGCAAACTAGCGTTGGCTATGCGTCCACTGAGCTATATGCGATTCTTTGAAATGCCGGAATTTGGCTATATCGGTTCCGGAATGAGCGCAGCGAATCTTGGATACCAACTAGCCTACTATATGCAACATCAGAATATACTTCTTATCGGTCAGGATCTCGCCTATGCTGATGATGGCAGAAGCCATTCAAAAGGGCACATTTTCAGTGAAAACGAGGTTCAGCATAGACAAAATGACTTGATCGTAACCCGATACGGCGGAGAAGGCTTTATTAAAACAACTATCATTTGGGATATGTTCCGAAACTTTTTTGAAAAAGATATTGAAGCCACGTCAAATGAAGGAATTTCTACCTATAACTGCACAGAGGGGGGAGCACGCATCCACGGATCAATCGAAAAACCCTTTTCAGACGTACTTCGTGATACAGTGGGAATGGATACCCCTAAAATACCTATCCATATAGATCGTACTCCTCCTGAGGAGATTCCTACACTTCTCAAACATGCTTATGACAAAACACAGGAGATGGTTGATTACGGTTTAGAGTTTAAACTCGAAGTCGAAACTCTTTTTCTGGATATAGTTGAAGAGATTGAAATCTTAGAAGAACACAATAAAAACAATTCTCTCGAAAAAATTAACTATGAAAATCTCATCCTTCTTTCGGAAAAAATTGATGTCATTAAAGAAAAAGTTGAAAGTCTCGAGTTCTCAAAGATGTTTATCGATACTGTTCAGTCTTATATTTTTCATCAGGAGCTTGATTTGGCTAAAATCGTTGTCCAAAATGCAGAAAGCGAATTAGAAAAAAAAGCAAAGCTTATCGAGTGGATCATTGCTC
- the pseI gene encoding pseudaminic acid synthase → MTIGNHNLNEKVFIIAELSANHNGSLDTALRTIDAMKESGADAIKLQTYTPDTITLDCDSDMFTISQGTLWDKRKFHDLYAEAMTPWEWHKILFEHAHNLGMEAFSSPFDPSAVDFLSGLNVPAYKIASFEITDIPLIEYTAAKGKPIIISTGIATLNDIEDALDACKRVGNDQITLLKCTSAYPAALEEMNLLTIPDMISRFGITVGLSDHTMSLSAPVAAVTLGARVIEKHFILDRGMGGADSAFSLEPHEFRAMVDAVRDTEKLMGKATYELSPKSLKSREFSRSLFIAEDVKAGEPITMTNVRSVRPGFGLSPKYLSEILGKHFSADFSKGTPLSLDLIQENG, encoded by the coding sequence ATGACTATCGGAAACCATAATCTGAATGAAAAAGTTTTTATCATCGCCGAACTTTCTGCTAATCATAACGGCTCGCTTGATACCGCACTGCGTACCATCGATGCCATGAAAGAATCCGGTGCCGATGCGATCAAACTCCAAACCTATACGCCCGATACGATCACCCTCGATTGTGACAGCGATATGTTTACTATTTCACAGGGGACCCTGTGGGACAAACGAAAGTTCCACGATCTCTATGCCGAAGCGATGACACCGTGGGAGTGGCATAAAATTCTCTTCGAGCATGCACACAATCTGGGGATGGAAGCGTTCTCTTCCCCTTTTGATCCGAGTGCCGTCGATTTTCTCTCCGGTCTCAATGTTCCGGCCTATAAAATCGCCAGTTTTGAAATCACCGATATCCCCCTCATCGAATATACTGCTGCCAAAGGAAAACCGATTATCATCTCCACCGGCATCGCCACTCTCAATGACATAGAAGATGCATTGGATGCCTGTAAACGGGTTGGAAACGATCAGATCACCCTTCTCAAATGCACCTCCGCCTATCCGGCCGCACTCGAAGAGATGAATTTGCTGACCATCCCCGATATGATATCCCGCTTCGGCATCACCGTGGGCCTCTCTGATCATACAATGAGTCTGAGTGCCCCTGTAGCCGCCGTTACCCTCGGAGCACGCGTCATCGAAAAGCATTTTATTCTGGATCGGGGAATGGGGGGTGCGGACAGTGCATTTAGTTTGGAACCTCACGAGTTTAGAGCGATGGTAGATGCCGTACGTGATACCGAAAAACTAATGGGTAAAGCAACCTATGAATTGAGCCCGAAAAGTTTGAAATCACGCGAATTCTCCCGAAGTCTTTTCATCGCAGAAGATGTAAAAGCCGGAGAACCGATCACTATGACAAATGTACGCTCAGTTCGCCCGGGATTTGGCCTCTCACCCAAATATCTTTCTGAGATTTTAGGGAAACACTTTAGTGCAGATTTTTCCAAAGGAACACCGCTTAGTTTAGATTTAATTCAGGAAAACGGCTAA
- the pseF gene encoding pseudaminic acid cytidylyltransferase codes for MNVAIIPARGGSKRIPRKNIKSFCGKPIIAYSIQAAQASGLFDRIIVTTDDEEIADVARSYGAEVPFMRPYELSDDHTATIPVIAHAIQILQEQGDSIDAACCIYATAPFVRSEDIQAAYNALITHRKEYAFPVTTFPFPIFRGVNRDEEGNIEMFWPEHFATRSQDLPEAYHDVGQFYWGKPDTWLNGTPIFSKAATTVVLPRHLVQDIDTPEDWLQAELMFKAVFPS; via the coding sequence ATGAACGTTGCAATCATCCCTGCCCGCGGCGGCAGCAAACGGATTCCGCGTAAAAACATCAAATCCTTTTGCGGGAAACCGATCATCGCCTACAGTATCCAAGCGGCACAAGCTTCCGGACTCTTTGATCGCATTATTGTTACGACCGACGATGAGGAGATTGCCGATGTCGCCCGCAGTTACGGCGCAGAGGTCCCTTTTATGCGCCCTTATGAGCTCAGCGACGATCATACGGCAACGATCCCTGTCATTGCCCATGCGATTCAAATTCTGCAGGAGCAAGGAGACAGTATTGATGCTGCATGCTGTATTTATGCGACGGCACCGTTTGTCCGGAGCGAAGATATCCAAGCGGCATACAATGCACTCATAACACATCGTAAAGAGTATGCTTTTCCCGTAACCACCTTTCCGTTTCCGATTTTTCGGGGAGTAAACCGTGACGAGGAAGGAAACATCGAAATGTTTTGGCCGGAACACTTCGCTACAAGAAGTCAGGATTTGCCCGAAGCCTATCACGATGTAGGCCAATTTTACTGGGGTAAACCCGATACATGGCTAAATGGGACACCGATTTTTTCAAAAGCCGCTACTACCGTTGTATTACCCCGCCATCTGGTCCAAGACATCGATACCCCCGAGGACTGGCTGCAAGCCGAATTGATGTTTAAAGCTGTATTCCCCTCATGA